In the Octopus sinensis linkage group LG17, ASM634580v1, whole genome shotgun sequence genome, one interval contains:
- the LOC115220736 gene encoding mucin-5AC-like has protein sequence MVNLSLEECKENRSSNLSKTDFTFLANISSAVFTFLLEDLLISSVVCFEKCYGDVADFVFVLDSSSSIWPPDYNRLRSFVDNFAKNYDIGQGPCQIKMGVVSYSDKAHVDIPLDKYKDRWAVSDAIKDVPYRMGQTNTADALDLTRKMFERPYPQPERPQVAIIVTDGTSDNRLETRRKAQKLKDAGIHTYSVGVGNNVDLQELVDIASTYPKGIVRVPSYKALEQIAISFNVKKMTTPAYAPTTARIPEVTSQIFYQLSSKKITEITTASQIPEITLTFENREHRGKSDDDKTQTLTTLTPSITFPMVKQTVTKKPLSKATPSMTTSKRLTTTPVMTLITTTHKITKTPMKQTTTAVLTDTNTNLQQTKLTHNVTTYSTPKEHKENTTESTLTQLQNKTTELIYNKNWNKTLQNETDTKMVDHLTSFTSTASTEKTLIMTPPRSTPELLTKPITVTTTHIPSTSQIQTETMKSTSQHPQITHVHTSIGEHTTQLRDILTTVITPLLTTPTKQTTLAKVVQTSMPITDTASKLHVVTQTTIASSTTDHTSATEIPLTDQIMTKYRTHSSIEKTPENTTPSSTPKLLSQPITDTTQITSMSHIQTQTDETTAKLPHTAHIHTSTVESTTQLTEVQTPQIPWPNNTTAEKTTLSTLPEYVQTSMQTTLTTTKMHTKKNMTTTSSTTEHINVTKIPLTTQTSNQYTTKAPTIKTLETSMPTTISAPTLSIPTQTTIASSTAEHTTVTELPRTHKTTTQATTFTSTVKTPETTTQTGTPEMITAPVTDTTAHIASTTQIQTETEKTTSQLPTHLLTPTTETTTQPEFIITTHTAEPLTVTTKLPSLTTLAEEVETSMPTTISAPKVSTPTQTTIASSTAEHTTVTELPRTDKTTTEATTFTSIERTPETTTQTGTPEMITAPVTDTTANIASTTRIQKEKEKTSTQLPTTTHLITPTTEKTTQPEEILKTHTAEPITATTKLPSLTTLAEEVETSMPTTISAPTVSTPTQTTIASSTAEHTTVTEMPRTDKTTTEATTFTSTEKTPGTTTQTGTPEMITAPVTDTTAHIASTTQIQTETEKTTSQLPTTKHLLTPTTETTTQPKEIITTHTAEPLTATTKLPSLTTLAEEVQTSMPTTISAPTVSTPTQTTIASSTAEQTTVTEMPRTDKTTTEATTFTSTEKTPGTTTQTGTPEMITAPVTDTTAHIASTTQIQKETEKTTTQLPTTTHLITPTTETTTQPEEIITTHTEEAITATTKLPSLTTLCEEVETSMRTTISAPTVSTPTQTTIASSTSEHTTVTELPRTDKTTTEATTFTSTVKTPETTTQTGTPEMITAPVADTTAHIASTTQIQKETDKTTSQLHTTTHFITPTTETTTQPEEILTTHTAEPLTATTKLPSLTTLAEEVETSMPTTISAPTESTPTPTTIASSTAEHTTVTELPRTHKTTTESTTFTSTEKTPETTTQTDTPEMITAPVTDTTAHIASTTQIQKETKKTTSQLPTTTYLLTPTTETTTQPKEIITTHTAEPLTATTKLPSLTTLAEEVQTSMPTTISVPTVSTRTETTIASSTAEHTTVTELPHSHKTTTEATTFTSTEKTPETTTRTGTPKMITAPVTDTTAHIASTTQIQTETEKTTSQLPTTTHLITPTTETTTQPEEIITTPTAETLTATTKLPSLTTLAEEVETSMPTTISAPKLSTPTQTTIASSTAEQTTVTEMPRTDKTTTQATTFTSTEKTPETTTQTGTPEMITTPVTDTLHTLHHQQLNSNRNRRHIQLPTTTHLLTPTTETTTQMEEIITTHTAEPLTATTKLPSLTTLAEEVQTSMPTTISAPTMSTPTQTTIASSTAEHTTVTELPRIDKTTTEATTFKSTEKTPETTTQTGTPEMITAPVTDTTAHIASTTQIETETEKTISQLPTSTHFITPTTETTTQPEEIITTHTAEPLTATTKLPSLTTLAKK, from the exons ATGGTGAATCTCAGTTTGGAGGAATGTAAAGAAAATAGGA GTAGCAATTTATCAAAAACTGATTTTACTTTCCTTGCAAACATCAGCTCTGCTG TCTTTACATTCCTTCTTGAAGATTTGCTCATATCTTCTGTAGTATGCTTCGAAA aatGCTATGGAGACGTGGCAGACTTTGTATTTGTTCTGGACTCCTCTAGCAGTATTTGGCCTCCAGACTATAACAGATTGCGGTCATTTGTTGATAATTTTGCAAAAAACTATGATATTGGACAAGGGCCATGCCAAATAAAAATGGGTGTGGTATCATACAGCGACAAGGCACATGTTGACATACCACTCGACAAATACAAAGATAGATGGGCTGTATCAGATGCAATTAAAGATGTTCCTTATCGAATGGGACAGACAAACACAGCTGATGCTTTGGACCTTACAAGGAAAATGTTTGAACGTCCTTATCCACAACCTGAAAGACCCCAAGTTGCTATTATTGTCACTGATGGAACATCAGACAATCGtttagaaacaagaagaaaagctCAGAAATTAAAGGATGCCGGCATTCATACATACTCTGTTGGAGTAGGAAACAATGTTGATTTGCAAGAATTAGTGGACATTGCCAGTACATACCCGAAAGGAATTGTTCGTGTACCAAGCTATAAAGCTCTTGAACAGATTGCAATCAGTTTTAACGTCA AGAAGATGACAACCCCAGCATATGCACCAACTACAGCAAGGATACCTGAGGTAACATCACAGATATTTTATCAACTTTCAtcaaaaaaaataactgaaattacAACAGCATCTCAAATACCTGAAATTACATTAACATTTGAAAATAGGGAACACAGGGGTAAAAGTGACGATGACAAAACACAAACCCTGACAACATTGACGCCAAGCATAACATTCCCAATGGTTAAACAAACAGTGACAAAGAAACCACTATCGAAAGCTAcaccttcaatgacaacttctaaaAGACTTACTACAACACCAGTAATGACACTTATAACAACTACACATAAAATAACAAAGACACCCATGAAACAAACCACAACCGCAGTAttaacagacacaaatacaaacttgcaacaaacaaaattaacacACAATGTAACAACATATTCAACACCAAAGGAACACAAGGAGAATACAACAGAATCTACATTAACACAACTTCAGAATAAAACAACTGAATTGATATACAACAAAAACTGGAATAAGACATTACAAAATGAAACAGATACCAAAATGGTTGATCACCTTACATCATTCACAAGCACA GCATCAACTGAAAAGACTCTCATAATGACTCCACCACGAAGCACACCAGAATTGCTTACAAAACCTATCACAGTCACAACAACACACATTCCGTCAACAAGCCAAATTCAAACAGAAACTATGAAATCAACTTCCCAACATCCTCAAATAACACACGTTCACACATCTATTGGTGAACATACAACACAACTCAGAGATATTCTAACAACAGTGATTACACCACTTCTCACCACACCTACCAAACAAACAACTCTAGCTAAAGTTGTACAAACGTCCATGCCAATCACAGATACTGCTAGCAAACTACACGTAGTAACTCAAACAACAATTGCTTCATCAACAACAGATCACACTTCTGCCACTGAAATACCACTCACCGATCAAATTATGACTAAGTATAGAACTCATTCATCAATAGAAAAGACTCCAGAAAATACTACGCCATCAAGCACACCAAAACTGCTTTCACAACCTATCACAGATACAACACAGATTACTTCCATGAGTCACATTCAAACACAAACTGACGAAACTACTGCTAAACTTCCTCACacagcacacattcacacatctaCTGTTGAAAGCACAACGCAACTCACAGAGGTTCAAACACCTCAGATTCCATGGCCGAACAACACAACTGCTGAAAAAACAACGCTCTCAACTCTACCTGAATATGTTCAAACATCTATGCAAACCACACTTACCACTACCAaaatgcacacaaaaaaaaacatgactaCTACTTCATCGACAACAGAACACATCAATGTGACTAAAATACCACTCACAACTCAAACTAGCAATCAGTATACAACTAAAGCACCCACTATAAAAACACTAGAAACATCTATGCCCACCACAATTTCTGCTCCCACATTGAGTATACCAACACAAACAACTATTGCTTCCTCAACTGCAGAACATACGACTGTCACTGAACTGCCACGCACTCACAAAACTACAACTCAAGCTACCACATTCACATCGACTGTAAAGACTCCAGAAACaaccacacaaacaggcacaccagAAATGATTACAGCACCTGTCACGGACACAACTGCACACATTGCATCAACAACACAAATTCAAACAGAAACCGAGAAGACAACTTCCCAACTTCCAACACATCTTTTAACACCTACTactgaaacaacaacacaacctgaATTTATTATTACAACTCACACTGCAGAACCTCTAACAGTGACAACAAAACTACCATCTCTAACAACTCTAGCCGAAGAAGTAGAAACATCTATGCCCACCACAATTTCTGCTCCCAAAGTAAGTACACCAACTCAAACAACTATTGCTTCCTCAACTGCAGAACATACGACTGTCACTGAACTGCCACGCACTGACAAAACTACAACTGAAGCTACCACATTCACATCGATTGAAAGGACTCCAGAAACaaccacacaaacaggcacaccagAAATGATTACAGCACCTGTCACGGAcacaactgcaaacattgcaTCAACAACAcgaattcaaaaagaaaaagaaaagacaagtaCCCAACTTCCTACAACAACACATCTTATAACACCTACTACTGAAAAAACAAcacaacctgaagaaattctTAAAACTCACACTGCAGAACCCATAACAGCGACAACAAAACTACCATCCCTAACAACACTAGCCGAAGAAGTAGAAACATCTATGCCCACAACAATTTCTGCTCCCACAGTGAGTACACCAACTCAAACAACTATTGCTTCCTCAACTGCAGAACATACGACTGTCACTGAAATGCCACGCACTGACAAAACTACAACTGAAGCTACCACATTCACATCCACCGAAAAGACTCCAGGAACaaccacacaaacaggcacaccagAAATGATTACAGCACCTGTCACGGACACAACTGCACACATTGCATCAACAACACAAATTCAAACAGAAACCGAGAAGACAACTTCCCAACTTCCTACAACAAAACATCTTTTAACACCTACTactgaaacaacaacacaacctaaAGAAATCATTACAACTCACACTGCAGAACCTCTAACAGCGACAACAAAACTACCATCTCTAACAACTCTAGCCGAAGAAGTACAAACATCTATGCCCACCACAATTTCTGCTCCCACAGTGAGTACACCAACACAAACAACTATTGCTTCCTCAACTGCAGAACAAACGACTGTCACTGAAATGCCACGCACTGACAAAACTACAACTGAAGCTACCACATTCACATCCACCGAAAAGACTCCAGGAACaaccacacaaacaggcacaccagAAATGATTACAGCACCTGTCACGGACACAACTGCACACATTGCATCAACAACTCAAAttcaaaaagaaacagagaaaacaacaacCCAACTTCCTACAACAACACATCTTATAACACCTACGactgaaacaacaacacaacctgaAGAAATTATTACAACTCACACTGAAGAAGCCATAACAGCGACAACAAAACTACCATCCCTAACAACACTATGCGAAGAAGTAGAAACATCTATGCGCACCACAATTTCTGCTCCCACAGTGAGTACACCAACTCAAACTACTATTGCTTCCTCAACTTCAGAACATACGACTGTCACTGAACTGCCACGCACTGACAAAACTACAACTGAAGCTACCACATTCACATCGACTGTAAAGACTCCAGAAACAaccacacagacaggcacaccaGAAATGATTACAGCACCTGTCGCGGACACAACTGCCCACATCGCATCAACAACGCAAATTCAAAAAGAAACAGATAAGACAACTTCCCAACTTCATACAACAACACATTTTATAACACCTACTactgaaacaacaacacaacccgAAGAAATTCTTACAACTCACACTGCAGAACCTCTAACAGCGACAACAAAACTACCATCTCTAACAACACTAGCTGAAGAAGTAGAAACATCTATGCCCACCACAATTTCTGCTCCCACAGAGAGTACACCAACTCCAACAACTATTGCTTCCTCAACTGCAGAACATACGACTGTCACTGAACTGCCACGCACTCACAAAACTACAACAGAATCTACCACATTCACATCGACTGAAAAGACTCCAGAAACaaccacacaaacagacacaccagAAATGATTACAGCACCTGTCACGGACACAACTGCACACATTGCATCAACAACACAAattcaaaaagaaacaaagaagacaACTTCCCAACTTCCTACAACAACATATCTTTTAACACCTACTactgaaacaacaacacaacctaaAGAAATCATTACAACTCACACTGCAGAACCTCTAACAGCGACAACAAAACTACCATCTCTAACAACTCTAGCCGAAGAAGTACAAACATCTATGCCCACCACAATTTCTGTTCCCACAGTGAGTACACGAACTGAAACAACTATTGCTTCCTCAACTGCAGAACATACGACTGTCACTGAACTGCCACACTCTCACAAAACTACAACTGAAGCTACCACATTCACATCGACTGAAAAGACTCCAGAAACAACCACACGAACAGGCACACCAAAAATGATTACAGCACCTGTCACGGACACAACTGCACACATTGCATCAACAACACAAATTCAAACAGAAACCGAGAAGACAACTTCCCAACTTCCTACAACAACACATCTTATAACACCTACTACTGAAACAACAACGCAACCTGAAGAAATTATTACAACTCCCACTGCAGAAACTCTAACAGCGACAACAAAACTACCATCTCTAACAACTCTAGCCGAAGAAGTAGAAACATCTATGCCCACCACAATTTCTGCACCCAAATTGAGTACACCCACACAAACAACTATTGCTTCCTCAACTGCAGAACAAACGACTGTCACTGAAATGCCACGCACTGACAAAACTACAACTCAAGCTACCACATTCACATCGACTGAAAAGACTCCAGAAACaaccacacaaacaggcacaccagAAATGATTACAACACCTGTCACGGACACACTGCACACATTGCATCATCAACAACTCAATTCAAACAGAAACAGGAGGCACATCCAACTTCCTACAACAACACATCTTTTAACACCTACTactgaaacaacaacacaaatggaGGAAATTATTACAACTCACACTGCAGAACCTCTAACAGCGACAACAAAACTACCATCTCTAACAACTCTAGCCGAAGAAGTACAAACATCTATGCCCACCACAATTTCTGCTCCTACAATGAGTACACCGACTCAAACAACTATTGCTTCCTCAACTGCAGAACATACGACTGTCACTGAACTGCCACGCATTGACAAAACTACAACTGAAGCTACCACATTCAAATCGACTGAAAAGACTCCAGAAACtaccacacaaacaggcacaccagAAATGATTACAGCACCTGTCACGGACACAACTGCACACATTGCATCAACAACACAAATTGAAACAGAAACCGAGAAGACAATTTCCCAACTTCCTACATCAACACATTTTATAACACCTACTactgaaacaacaacacaacctgaAGAAATTATTACAACTCACACTGCAGAACCTCTAACAGCGACAACAAAACTACCATCTTTAACAACTCTAGCCAAGAAGTAG